A portion of the bacterium (Candidatus Blackallbacteria) CG13_big_fil_rev_8_21_14_2_50_49_14 genome contains these proteins:
- a CDS encoding diaminohydroxyphosphoribosylaminopyrimidine deaminase, which yields MSEFKAPVLVTGGSGYLASWIIAQLLEAGATVHTTVRNPAQTDKYQHLLDLAGQHPGTLKVFAADLLSPGSFAEAMQGCETVMHTASPFVTSGIGDPQKELVEPALLGTRSVLETVNQQEQVQRVVLTSSVVSIYGDATDLRQTAFGRFTEEDWNQTSSLKHQPYSLSKTLAEKEAWKMHKAQNRWQLSVINPGFILGPSLTNRKDSTSIDFMLKMANGTYLTGVPHLVFGLVDVRDVARAHLQAALLGSNGRHILVNESLDLWQIAQILKQKFGRKYPFPLMPAPKWLVKLIGPAQGLTREFVNKNVGFPLPFDNRRSKKDLQIVYRPTAETLVDQLEQLVRDGLL from the coding sequence ATGTCAGAATTTAAGGCTCCCGTTTTGGTGACAGGAGGAAGCGGCTATTTGGCTTCCTGGATTATTGCTCAGCTTTTAGAAGCCGGTGCGACGGTGCATACCACCGTGCGCAACCCTGCGCAGACAGACAAATACCAACATTTACTTGATTTGGCAGGCCAACATCCGGGAACACTCAAGGTCTTTGCTGCTGACCTGCTCAGCCCAGGCTCTTTTGCCGAAGCCATGCAGGGCTGTGAAACGGTCATGCACACAGCTTCTCCCTTTGTGACCAGCGGGATTGGCGATCCGCAGAAAGAATTGGTCGAACCTGCGCTCTTGGGCACCCGCTCGGTTTTGGAAACTGTCAACCAGCAGGAGCAGGTGCAACGCGTGGTGCTGACTTCTTCTGTGGTTTCGATCTATGGCGATGCCACCGATCTGCGTCAAACAGCCTTTGGCCGCTTTACTGAAGAAGATTGGAACCAGACTTCGAGCTTAAAACACCAGCCCTATTCACTTTCCAAGACCCTGGCTGAAAAAGAAGCCTGGAAAATGCACAAGGCCCAAAACCGCTGGCAATTGAGCGTGATCAATCCCGGCTTTATTCTGGGGCCTTCGCTGACAAATCGCAAAGACTCAACCAGTATTGATTTTATGCTCAAAATGGCGAATGGCACCTACCTGACAGGCGTTCCCCATTTGGTCTTTGGGCTGGTAGACGTGCGGGACGTGGCCCGTGCCCATCTGCAGGCAGCACTTTTGGGCAGCAATGGCCGCCATATCCTGGTCAATGAGTCCTTGGATCTTTGGCAGATCGCGCAAATTCTGAAGCAAAAATTTGGCCGCAAATATCCTTTTCCCTTGATGCCCGCGCCCAAATGGTTGGTGAAACTGATTGGCCCCGCACAGGGCTTAACCCGTGAGTTTGTCAACAAGAATGTGGGTTTTCCTTTGCCCTTTGATAACCGTCGCAGCAAAAAAGATCTGCAGATCGTGTATCGCCCCACGGCTGAAACACTGGTGGATCAGCTTGAGCAATTGGTGCGTGATGGCTTGCTTTGA
- a CDS encoding UDP-glucose 4-epimerase, whose product MQTIMITGGAGYVGAVLVPKLLDKGYQVTVLDIFVFGKNVFGAHQNHPHLKLVEGDLRDPAAVQAAVKGADTVIHLACISNDPSFELDPALGQSINFDAFTPLVDAALAAGTQRFIYASSSSVYGIKEEPNVTEDLPLEPLTDYSKFKAMCEEVLLARCEGQAMTPLIIRPATVCGYSPRQRLDLTVNILTHHAVKNGKIKVFGGNQKRPNIHIEDMTDLYVQALEWPADRIRNKIYNVGYENHTVMQIAEMVKAEVGPHVEIIVEPTNDHRSYHISSEKIAKEQGFAPTHTIQDAVRDLVKAFQADLLPDSMEADHYYNIRVMKQFQELALSK is encoded by the coding sequence ATGCAAACGATTATGATTACGGGCGGAGCTGGCTATGTGGGGGCTGTGCTCGTGCCCAAACTTCTCGACAAAGGTTACCAGGTAACCGTTTTGGATATTTTTGTCTTTGGCAAAAATGTTTTTGGTGCCCATCAAAACCATCCCCACTTGAAATTGGTAGAGGGAGATTTGCGGGATCCGGCTGCGGTTCAAGCAGCTGTCAAAGGGGCCGATACCGTGATTCATCTGGCCTGTATTTCCAATGATCCCAGTTTTGAGCTGGATCCTGCCCTGGGACAATCGATCAATTTCGATGCCTTTACGCCCTTGGTAGATGCTGCTTTGGCTGCGGGCACCCAGCGCTTTATCTATGCTTCTTCTTCAAGTGTTTACGGGATTAAAGAGGAACCCAATGTCACCGAAGACCTGCCCTTGGAACCGCTGACAGATTATTCAAAATTCAAGGCCATGTGTGAAGAAGTGCTGCTGGCCCGTTGTGAAGGACAGGCGATGACCCCTCTGATTATTCGCCCGGCCACGGTCTGTGGCTATTCGCCCCGTCAACGTCTCGATCTGACGGTGAATATTCTGACCCATCACGCCGTGAAAAATGGCAAGATCAAGGTCTTTGGCGGCAATCAAAAGCGCCCGAATATTCATATCGAAGACATGACCGATCTCTATGTGCAAGCCCTGGAATGGCCTGCGGATCGCATTCGCAACAAGATTTACAATGTGGGCTATGAAAACCATACCGTGATGCAGATTGCTGAAATGGTCAAAGCAGAGGTGGGGCCCCATGTTGAAATTATTGTAGAACCGACCAATGACCATCGCTCTTACCATATTTCTTCAGAGAAAATTGCCAAAGAGCAAGGATTTGCGCCAACGCATACGATTCAAGACGCTGTGCGTGATTTGGTCAAAGCCTTTCAGGCTGACCTCTTGCCTGATTCGATGGAGGCCGATCATTATTATAATATTCGCGTCATGAAACAGTTTCAGGAACTGGCCCTGTCTAAATAA
- a CDS encoding DegT/DnrJ/EryC1/StrS family aminotransferase, producing the protein MKVPFSYLDRQFSDLDAYFSDLKAFVKTGDFTLGKPLSEFENSFAKLCQAPHAIGVGSGTDALILPMQLLGIGPGDEVITTTMTFHATVGAIAMTGATPVFVDSEDGYVIDASKIEAAITPRTKALLPVHYTGNMADMPTIMEIAKRHHLHVVEDSCQSIAATLNGKPAGHWGAAAAFSVHPLKNLNVWGDGGLVVTHDAEMDRKMRLFRNHGMVNRDEIAMFGHNSRLDTLQAVIGNRLIQEVDWITEKRVANATFYDQALAELSDFIEIPKRRPEVRHVFHLYIVRAQKRDELLRFLNERGVEAKIHYPIPVHLQEAARHLGYKQGDFPVAEAHSNAVITLPAHQHLSQDELAYTVEQVKAFYQR; encoded by the coding sequence ATGAAAGTCCCCTTTTCCTATCTTGACCGTCAGTTTTCAGACCTCGACGCCTATTTCTCTGATCTCAAAGCATTCGTCAAAACCGGGGATTTTACCTTGGGAAAACCCCTGAGCGAATTTGAAAACAGCTTTGCCAAACTCTGTCAGGCCCCACACGCGATTGGCGTGGGCAGTGGAACCGACGCCCTGATTCTGCCCATGCAGCTTTTGGGCATTGGGCCAGGAGACGAAGTGATTACCACCACCATGACCTTTCACGCGACTGTCGGCGCCATTGCCATGACCGGTGCCACCCCCGTCTTTGTAGACTCTGAAGATGGTTACGTGATTGATGCCAGCAAAATCGAAGCGGCGATTACCCCCCGCACCAAGGCCCTCTTGCCTGTACATTACACCGGCAATATGGCAGACATGCCCACAATTATGGAAATCGCCAAACGCCACCATTTGCACGTGGTCGAAGACTCCTGCCAATCGATTGCCGCCACCCTGAACGGAAAACCCGCTGGCCATTGGGGGGCTGCCGCCGCCTTCAGCGTACATCCTTTAAAAAATCTCAATGTCTGGGGCGATGGCGGCCTGGTGGTGACCCATGATGCAGAAATGGATCGTAAAATGCGTCTGTTTCGCAACCATGGCATGGTCAACCGCGATGAGATTGCCATGTTTGGCCACAATTCCCGCCTCGACACCCTGCAGGCCGTGATTGGCAACCGCCTGATTCAGGAAGTGGATTGGATTACCGAAAAACGTGTGGCCAATGCCACCTTCTATGATCAGGCCCTGGCAGAATTGAGTGATTTCATTGAAATTCCCAAACGCCGCCCCGAAGTGCGCCACGTCTTTCACCTGTATATTGTGCGCGCCCAGAAACGGGATGAACTGCTGCGCTTTTTGAATGAGCGCGGAGTAGAGGCCAAAATTCACTACCCCATTCCTGTACACCTGCAGGAAGCAGCCAGGCATTTGGGCTATAAACAGGGTGATTTCCCTGTCGCTGAAGCACATTCCAATGCTGTGATTACCCTGCCAGCCCACCAGCACCTCAGCCAAGACGAACTGGCATATACGGTCGAACAGGTCAAAGCCTTTTACCAACGCTAA
- a CDS encoding DegT/DnrJ/EryC1/StrS family aminotransferase yields the protein MPRSIPYVDLARQHAPLKNALLEAVSHCLDEAQFILGPAVERFEKAFAPLCQTEFAIGLNSGTDALILALKALKIGAGDEVIVPPNSFIASATAVILAGATPIFADVGEDYNLDPACVERALSPRTRAIMPVHLTGRPAKMDALLAIAKAHQLEIIEDSAQAILAEYQGQKVGSFGRMGCFSLHPLKTLNACGDGGAISTSDPELNAALRISRNLGLRTRDDCVEWSGNSRLDSLQAAMLEVKLRYLQTWTEQRRTNAQLYRQLLADLPEIQLPSDSPDIYQVYHTFVIQAQKRDQLKHFLQEKGIGTSIHYPIPIHLHKAAKDLGHQSGDFPVAEKQAQQILSLPIYPELDSEDQIYIAEQIQAFYEKERV from the coding sequence ATGCCACGCTCTATTCCCTATGTTGATCTGGCGCGTCAGCATGCCCCCCTGAAAAATGCGCTGCTTGAAGCCGTATCCCACTGCCTGGATGAAGCTCAGTTTATTTTGGGGCCCGCCGTTGAACGCTTTGAAAAAGCCTTTGCCCCCCTCTGCCAGACAGAATTCGCAATCGGCCTGAATTCAGGCACTGACGCCCTGATTCTGGCCCTGAAAGCGCTCAAGATTGGAGCCGGTGATGAGGTGATTGTGCCTCCCAATTCCTTTATTGCCTCGGCCACCGCCGTGATTCTGGCCGGAGCCACCCCCATCTTTGCCGATGTGGGAGAAGATTATAATCTCGATCCCGCTTGCGTGGAGCGCGCTCTCAGTCCCCGCACCCGTGCCATCATGCCCGTACATTTAACTGGCCGCCCAGCCAAAATGGATGCCCTGCTGGCCATCGCCAAGGCTCACCAGTTAGAGATCATCGAAGACAGTGCCCAAGCCATTCTGGCTGAATACCAGGGGCAAAAAGTGGGGTCTTTCGGACGCATGGGCTGTTTTAGCCTGCACCCGCTGAAAACCCTGAATGCCTGTGGCGATGGGGGAGCGATCAGCACCTCTGACCCTGAACTCAATGCGGCCCTGCGTATTTCACGCAATCTGGGCCTGCGCACCCGTGATGACTGTGTGGAATGGAGTGGCAACTCCCGTCTCGACAGCCTGCAGGCCGCCATGCTGGAGGTCAAGCTCCGGTATCTGCAGACCTGGACAGAACAACGACGTACCAATGCCCAACTCTACCGCCAATTGCTGGCCGATCTGCCTGAAATTCAACTGCCCAGCGACAGCCCAGATATTTACCAGGTTTATCACACCTTTGTAATTCAGGCCCAAAAGCGGGATCAGCTCAAGCATTTCTTACAGGAAAAGGGAATTGGCACCTCAATTCACTATCCGATTCCGATTCATCTGCACAAGGCAGCAAAAGACCTGGGCCATCAAAGCGGCGATTTTCCCGTTGCCGAAAAACAGGCCCAGCAGATTTTGAGTCTGCCGATCTACCCCGAACTCGATTCTGAAGATCAAATCTATATCGCAGAACAAATCCAAGCCTTTTACGAAAAAGAGAGAGTATAA
- a CDS encoding transketolase gives MHMLNPLEISDAEQLARRIRAQIIALSCRAKTPHLASALSCVDLLTTAYWNVIDPDPIREMRPDRDRFIFSKGHAAPALYVSLAFRGIIPEALLEHYCEPGSPLSEQPTPHAVAGLEAATGSLGHGLPMGVGMALGAKIQGLPTHVFVLMSDGECNEGSVWEAAMLAPAQNLSNLMVMVDFNKWQATGRSREVLALDPLKAKFEAFGWQAFEVDGHDIGTLTQLMRDFRSGKFDRPVALIAHTVKGKGVSFMEDDNNWHYRIPKPEELERALQELGVSL, from the coding sequence ATGCACATGTTAAATCCCCTTGAGATTTCAGATGCAGAACAGCTTGCGCGCAGGATTCGCGCGCAAATTATCGCCCTTTCCTGTCGGGCCAAAACTCCCCATCTCGCATCTGCGCTTTCCTGTGTAGATCTGCTTACCACGGCCTATTGGAACGTGATTGACCCCGATCCCATTCGCGAGATGCGTCCTGACAGAGACCGTTTTATTTTCAGCAAAGGCCACGCCGCTCCCGCTTTGTATGTAAGCTTGGCCTTTCGTGGGATTATTCCTGAAGCGTTGCTGGAGCACTATTGTGAGCCTGGCAGCCCTCTTTCAGAGCAGCCGACGCCCCATGCCGTGGCGGGTTTAGAAGCTGCTACGGGTTCTTTGGGCCATGGCTTGCCCATGGGGGTAGGCATGGCCCTGGGGGCTAAAATCCAGGGCTTGCCGACCCATGTCTTTGTCTTGATGAGTGATGGTGAGTGCAATGAGGGCTCAGTCTGGGAAGCCGCGATGTTGGCTCCTGCCCAGAATTTAAGCAATCTGATGGTCATGGTGGATTTTAATAAATGGCAGGCCACGGGCCGCAGCCGCGAAGTTTTGGCGCTGGATCCGCTCAAGGCCAAATTTGAAGCCTTTGGCTGGCAGGCCTTTGAAGTGGATGGTCACGATATTGGGACCCTGACCCAGCTCATGCGTGATTTTCGATCAGGTAAATTTGACCGGCCTGTGGCGCTGATTGCGCATACGGTCAAGGGCAAAGGGGTTTCCTTTATGGAAGATGATAATAATTGGCACTACCGCATACCCAAACCTGAAGAGTTGGAACGTGCGCTGCAAGAACTGGGGGTTTCGCTGTGA
- a CDS encoding transketolase, translated as MRNAFADELTQLAQQNEQVVLLSGDIGNRLFDKYKAACPTRFYNCGVAEANMTGMAAGLATMGLRPITYTITPFVTTRCLEQIRVDVCYHRLPVIVAGVGSGLAYASLGATHHACEDIAMLRVLPYMQVICPADAVELRLALRAALAQTDPVYLRLGKKGEPILHAYEPEFVIGKALPLKAGEDLCILVTGAIASSALEIAEHLEAQGISTQVDSFHTLKPLDHERLAEVFQRYRLVVTLEEHSLIGGLGSAVAEWLVDQPERPAARLLRLGTPDEFLHEAGEQEHYHQRWGLTSEALFERVHKAWQEAR; from the coding sequence GTGAGAAACGCATTTGCCGATGAATTGACACAATTGGCCCAGCAGAATGAGCAGGTGGTTTTGCTTTCGGGTGATATTGGCAACCGCTTGTTTGATAAATACAAAGCAGCCTGCCCCACCCGTTTTTATAACTGTGGTGTGGCAGAAGCCAATATGACAGGCATGGCTGCAGGGCTTGCGACCATGGGTCTGCGCCCAATTACCTATACGATTACCCCCTTTGTGACCACCCGCTGCCTGGAGCAGATTCGCGTGGATGTCTGCTATCACCGCTTGCCTGTGATTGTGGCGGGGGTCGGTTCGGGTCTGGCCTATGCCAGTTTGGGCGCCACGCACCATGCCTGTGAAGATATCGCCATGTTGCGTGTTTTGCCCTATATGCAGGTAATTTGCCCCGCCGATGCGGTGGAGTTGCGTCTGGCTTTACGCGCTGCTTTGGCCCAAACCGATCCTGTTTATCTGCGCTTGGGTAAAAAAGGCGAGCCGATTTTGCACGCCTATGAGCCTGAATTCGTGATCGGCAAGGCCTTGCCTTTGAAGGCAGGAGAAGACCTCTGCATTCTCGTCACAGGTGCGATTGCTTCATCGGCTTTAGAAATTGCCGAGCATTTGGAGGCACAGGGAATTTCTACCCAGGTAGACAGTTTTCATACCCTCAAACCGCTTGACCATGAACGCTTGGCTGAGGTTTTTCAACGCTACCGTCTGGTGGTGACACTTGAAGAGCACAGCCTGATCGGCGGCTTGGGCTCGGCTGTGGCTGAATGGCTTGTGGATCAGCCTGAACGTCCGGCAGCCAGGCTTTTGCGTTTGGGCACCCCCGATGAATTTTTGCACGAAGCAGGCGAGCAGGAGCACTATCACCAACGCTGGGGCTTGACCTCTGAAGCTCTGTTTGAACGCGTTCACAAGGCTTGGCAAGAGGCCAGATGA